Below is a genomic region from Raphanus sativus cultivar WK10039 chromosome 4, ASM80110v3, whole genome shotgun sequence.
CGAGGACTTCTGAGTCGTATCTACACAGGGTATGTTTAaggaaaagttttttttttcatctatcGTCTTTGAGCACATTCTTTTCCTTCATATTGTTAATGAGGGTTTGTTTTGTCACACTGCCAGGTTGGTCGATCAGGAAGGTATGGACACCTTGGGTTGGCTGTGAACTTGGTAACGTATGAGGACCGCTTCAAAATGTTCGTGTTTCTTCCTCTGCTTTTGTTCTGGTGGTTTTAAGCCTTTTTTTAACTCATTCATATGGTGGTTTATCAACAGGTACCAAACTGAGCAAGAACTTGGAACCGAAATCAAGCCAATTCCGTCACTTATCGACAAGGCAATCTACTGTCAGTAACTTCAACAAGGTTCACATTCTCCAGGCGGTAAGACCAatccctctcttggaatcttttGCAACTAAAGCCGCATTACACATACACCAGATTCCAAATGATTGTTTTGCCATTGTTTAGGTGTGTTGTGGAGGCAAATCGTTAAGCTTTGGCAGTTACAAGCTCGTTCCAGAGATGAAGGCAACACTCAGGCAAGAAGAAAGGCCGTATTAATAGCGGTTGATTATATCTGAACCTTTCAACCCGAGGACTGGTGGTTTGGTTTTGCTTTGAAGAATTCTTCTGCATGATGTGCATCTTTAAGTGACCTTTGGTCAACTTTCGTTTTTCATATTCTAAGAAACCTTTTACCCTTTGGGATTTGGGTGTTTGATGacttttcatgtttttttcttatttcaagACTTGAGGCCTAATTTCCTAGTAGTAAGATCAAACAGAAGAAGACAATTTTACTACACTTTTTTATTGCTCCTAGATTCACATGTGTCTTGGTCTCTTTCTTATGTGTGATGAGTTTATCTAGAATTGTGTGAGCCAATCCAAGTATCAACATGTTAAAATTTACAGATTATATGTGAAACTGCAGTCACACATGCTTTAACCCTGATCTTCTTTTACACACAAGATCACCAATATATAAACAAGacaacaaacaaagaaaaagtaGCAGAATAACACCAAAAAGAGAGACATGAATGACCAATGGCTTGAGAACACAACTTAGAAGCATCCACAAGTTGCCTTGGGAACGATACCAGTGGCTCTGTGCTTGGCAGCCATTTCTTCGGCTTTAAGAAGCTCCTCTCCTCTTTTAGCTTCAACCattgctcttttctcttctgcTTGCTTGTGGATCGCAGCcactttgttcttcattttctcacCATACTctgccttcttcttctctagttTTTCTTCTATCTTCCTTAGTTGGGCTTCAATGGCTGCTTTTTGGCTGTTCTCCCAAGCAAGCACATCAGATACCTTCTTTTGTGCCCTGTCCATTTTTTCATCATTAGCTGATGATTATTAGGCAGAAGTGGTAATGTTTTGAGGTAAGAAGATGAAAAGTATTCAAGGAAAGTTTACTTGTTCTCTGCTTTTGACTTCTCACTCTCTTCCCATGCTTTGATGAATgaagttttcttctctttttccaAGTCTGCAAGTTTCACATCTGACCAAGACACACATCACATTATAGTGTTAGTTATGTAACCAAAAGTAGTCAACATAATGTGATAGAGTTTACCTCTATCCATGGAACCAGATGAACTTTTCTTTGGTGTAGCCTCTTCAATGGGTTCTGCGAGAAGCTCACTTACAATAAGTATTACATATTGTTAAATTTATTACCACATTGAAAACATTATATGGGTCTTGGTGACATAGAGGATTTGCCGTTTAGGGCCACTCAACTCTTGTCAAGATAGTAGCAACTTCAAAAAGAAACTaaggattttaaaattattttgaaaaaaagttGGTGCTTTAATTGGTTGGTGTTTTCCAAGAGTTAGGAAACTTTAAAGGAACTAATCATAACCAAACAACTTCCTTAATTCATAGCTGTCAACAATTAATTGCCATGATTCCATATGCTTTTCTGATAAGGTAGCACTAAATCTACAAAGGCAGATTATTTTATTATGactaggaaaaaaaaataatcatactctaatttaataatgatttatcTTTGGGTTAATGAAGTTCTAATAGCACTATGAAATTCTATGAGATGGAATCTTGTGGCTAATTTGTGATATGGTAGATACAGATTGTTAAACCATCCTTAATTcatcaaaaacataaatcaatcCTCATTAGTAGAAGATTACTGTTATTATCAGATAAGTTTACTAAATTACTATAGTGTGTAACTAGAGAAGCTTACTTTCTACAACggcaagagctttggactcGTCAGGAGGAGGTGGATTATGAACTTTCTCCTTCGTAACGTCTTTAGAAGCTTCCACCGGAGTAGGAGCTGGTTCCTTTGCCGGAGCTAAAACCGCCGGTGATTCCACGTCAACCGTAGTTGTCTTTTGCTCCTCAGCCATTGCCGCTCAGCCAAAGAAAGAACAAAtggtttatttttcttctttcttcacagacagaaaataaaacaaaacaaaattagtgTTGGATAAAATCGGAGAAAGAGGTTTTTATATGCTCCGTTAGCTTATACTGGTAGAGCGTACTCCCCGCGTTTAATATGTGTAAGAGTAAGACAGTTGTTTCCTTTGACCGTTGATTCTGGTGCCATGTGATCCTACGGCTGTAAATCTTGCTTACGCTTTGGATGCGATCCATGTGATTAAACACCTCACTGCCGACAGGTAAAGTAGTTCAATGATGCCACGTAACTCACTAATAAGTCATTGTTTTTGCTAAACAGAGTGAATCAAATTAAAAGTTGAAATGAAAACAATGATTTCACTAAACCAGTCTATACTAATCTTTGATAAGaatgtactccctctgttccatattacttgatgttttacctcaatgcacaaatattaaggaaaactattttttatttaaaatattactaaattacaatttaaaactaatttatttaattataaatagaaataataaaaattcaattgattacacagtttttgataaaattaaagttacatAAATTTGTGCaaacatcatctattatgaaacaacaaaacttctctaaaacatcaagtataTTGAAACGGGGGGagtatattataaatatcttttGGTTTAGCAGAAAAAAATCTCTGGTGGATTAAAGGTGACGTGGAGCTTCACCAAGTGGACACGCTGGAGACATACAAAGGGATATGTCTTTGCTGGACGCTCATTTTGGCACTTTGAGTGTAATATAACGTTCCAGTTAAAATCATCTCTGACACTCTATAATCTTCTCTATattttacactaaaataaagtaactctattatagagttagaTTTGCTCTAATGATtcactttataatagagttattcTATAAATAGAGTAAATTATAGAGTTATGTTGATTttcactctatatttggagtgaAAAAACAACATAACTCTATATTtcactctatttatagagtaactctattatagagtgaaccattggagcaaatccaacTCTATAATAAAGTTACTCCATTTTAGTGTAAAATATAGAGGATATTATAGAGTACCATTAGAGATGTCCTAAGTAGCGAGCGAGTGCGACAGAATGAAATTAAACCGGACCCTTATTAATGACTTTGCTCGTTTTAGTTTAGAGAGACTTTGGAGAGTAAAAAAGACTTATCTAGATTATCTCCAACCTAACTGCAAAATGAcattttaatgtagtttttacctaaaactttttcatttttttttttgacaaacctAAAACTTTTTCCATTCAACTGCAAAATTCAAACCATTTTAATGTAatactataatttttaatgGAATTTGGTGTAATACtatttattacattaaaaatattatttacttattttaataatgaaacATACAACTAAATAAATGCtaataataaaagtatataatattataaaatgtcgTGGTTAGAGAAAAACTTTTATAGTAATAAAACTACAAATTTGGGCTGACATGACATGAGATGGAGACTTAACGTTTTGTAATTATTGGGCTTTAGTAAATTCTAACGgcccaaatatttaaaaactaagAGTAGGCTGTGAATCTTATTAGCCATGAGTAAATACAATAGAGAATAGAATTACCATTTAACTATTCAAGTGTACACAACGCAGATGTGAACACAGAACAGCGGCCTGTGAAAgacgtatatatatatctgtaacGTATGATGATCTTATTATAAAACCAGTATAAAGCATACAGCATGGAGTTCATTTTGTAAACGCATGCAACTTGGAGTTATGTAACGATTttattctcttttgttttatgAGTGGACGGCTACAACTTGGAGTTACTGCTTTTATGTAACGATGGCACTGAACTTTACATGACGGCTATAGCTTTATCTTCTTTCTTGGGTGTTTGGATTGTTATTCTATTATAAAAGCAGTTAATAAGTTATGACTAATTGAACccgtaaatatttattttttactaataagGTTTTTATATCTTATAACCTCAATGGTTATTTAATTTTCCTATAAGTCAACAAAGGATTTATCTGGGAAACAAATTGTTATAACCATATATCTTGTCTTCATTTGATAGGATAATGGGAAAATATACGACCAATTTGATCCtactaataaaaatatctcGTCTTCATTTGATAGGATGATGGGAAAATATATGACTAATTTATCCtactaatataaatattagcATGGCTTTAATATTCGAAAACATGTAACCCtttgcaaaaacaaaacagaaaaagaaattcAAACATGTGAACTCAGGTTAGTGGTGTTGAAGAGAACGTGAAACAAGATTCAAATCCTCGTGAATCGAAATCAAAGCTTTGTAGGTTTGTAGGTTTCTTCCTTGCGCCAGGTTCTCGTTTTCTTCTCTCgtgtttaatgtttttgtgCACACGTATGTAAGCTGATCAGAGGA
It encodes:
- the LOC108850062 gene encoding remorin-like, which gives rise to MAEEQKTTTVDVESPAVLAPAKEPAPTPVEASKDVTKEKVHNPPPPDESKALAVVEKPIEEATPKKSSSGSMDRDVKLADLEKEKKTSFIKAWEESEKSKAENKAQKKVSDVLAWENSQKAAIEAQLRKIEEKLEKKKAEYGEKMKNKVAAIHKQAEEKRAMVEAKRGEELLKAEEMAAKHRATGIVPKATCGCF